A window of the Janthinobacterium agaricidamnosum NBRC 102515 = DSM 9628 genome harbors these coding sequences:
- a CDS encoding LysR family transcriptional regulator, translating into MMSLPHTELASNTRALYLPGLFAFESVARHMNFSRAAVEMGVTPTAISRTVKVLEEQLNVRLFNRTTRSVALTEAGAQLLDTLAPALEQIRNSVQQAGLSADQPVGLLRINTSYVAYRTLIEPHLESFLAQHPGVNVELALDNQLSDVVGEGYDAGIRLGHAIQRDMIAVLLGGAQLRTLVAAPSYLQRHGAPKTPHDLLNHACIRQRFPDSGRPFEWRFQNGREITQIDVQGRLVFDEMRSAQEAAVRGLGIAYVFEDFARADIDSGRLLPLLERSRVAGSAFYLYYPNRAHMPGKLRAFIDFMQAANRPPAQDSHA; encoded by the coding sequence ATGATGTCCCTTCCTCATACCGAATTGGCGTCCAATACCCGGGCGCTGTATTTGCCGGGCTTGTTCGCGTTTGAAAGCGTGGCGCGGCACATGAATTTTTCCAGGGCGGCAGTCGAAATGGGCGTCACGCCGACCGCCATCTCGCGTACCGTCAAAGTATTGGAAGAGCAATTGAATGTGCGGCTGTTCAACCGCACCACCCGCAGCGTGGCATTGACGGAAGCCGGTGCGCAATTGCTGGACACGCTGGCGCCGGCGCTGGAACAAATCCGCAATTCGGTACAGCAAGCCGGCCTGTCGGCGGACCAGCCGGTCGGCCTGCTGCGCATCAATACCTCGTATGTGGCGTACCGGACCCTGATCGAACCGCACCTGGAATCATTCCTGGCCCAGCATCCGGGCGTCAATGTCGAACTGGCGCTGGACAACCAGTTGAGCGATGTGGTCGGCGAAGGTTACGACGCCGGCATCCGGCTGGGGCATGCCATCCAGCGCGACATGATCGCCGTCTTGCTGGGCGGCGCGCAGCTGCGCACGCTGGTGGCGGCGCCGTCCTATTTACAACGGCATGGCGCGCCGAAAACGCCGCACGACTTGCTGAACCACGCTTGCATACGCCAGCGTTTCCCCGACAGCGGCCGGCCATTCGAATGGCGTTTCCAGAACGGCCGCGAGATCACCCAAATCGATGTGCAAGGCCGGCTGGTGTTCGATGAAATGCGTTCCGCGCAGGAAGCGGCCGTACGCGGCCTGGGCATCGCCTATGTCTTCGAGGACTTCGCCCGCGCAGACATCGACAGCGGCCGGCTGCTGCCGCTGCTGGAACGCTCCAGGGTGGCCGGCAGCGCGTTCTACCTGTATTACCCGAACCGGGCGCACATGCCCGGCAAGCTGCGCGCCTTCATCGACTTCATGCAGGCCGCCAACCGGCCGCCCGCACAGGACTCGCACGCCTAG
- a CDS encoding SDR family NAD(P)-dependent oxidoreductase → MPKTFLSIGCGPGIGLATALRFAKEGYNIILSSRKLESLRKLAEVLGQGGAHVTLMQADASKPAQILELVGRAAIHGELVLHYNAGVLHYDPLGGLQAMPIDQQSSGELSSDLQINLSSALVAIKTALPAMRQQGGGTILLTGGGLALHPSADFLTLSIGKAGLRTAAQALFQPLKKDNIHIGTVTVCQVVDTASDAPRQIAELFWDLHAQARNDWTWEHTFG, encoded by the coding sequence ATGCCCAAGACTTTCCTGAGTATCGGCTGCGGCCCGGGCATCGGCCTGGCGACGGCCTTGCGCTTTGCCAAAGAAGGCTACAACATCATTCTTTCTTCGCGCAAACTGGAAAGCTTGCGCAAGCTGGCCGAAGTGCTCGGCCAGGGCGGCGCCCATGTCACGCTGATGCAAGCCGACGCCAGCAAACCGGCGCAAATCCTGGAACTGGTCGGCCGCGCCGCGATTCATGGCGAGCTGGTGCTGCATTACAACGCCGGAGTGTTGCACTACGATCCACTGGGCGGATTGCAAGCGATGCCTATCGACCAGCAATCTTCCGGCGAATTGTCGTCTGACCTACAAATCAACTTGTCCAGCGCGCTGGTCGCGATCAAGACGGCCTTGCCGGCCATGCGGCAGCAGGGCGGCGGCACCATCTTGCTGACCGGCGGCGGCCTGGCCCTGCATCCGTCGGCCGATTTCCTGACGCTGAGCATTGGCAAGGCCGGCTTGCGAACCGCGGCGCAAGCGCTGTTCCAGCCGCTGAAAAAAGACAATATCCATATCGGCACGGTGACCGTTTGCCAAGTGGTGGATACGGCGTCCGACGCGCCGCGCCAGATCGCCGAGCTGTTCTGGGATCTGCATGCGCAAGCCAGGAATGACTGGACCTGGGAACACACTTTCGGCTGA
- a CDS encoding polysaccharide deacetylase family protein: MIPAWPWRTPCLSILIYHRVAASPQALFPGAMHARLFERQLSVLKRFFTVLPLELAVCRLQDGSLPQRAACITFDDGYADNASVALPLLQKYGLPACFFISTGYLDGGRMWNDDIIEAVRDAPDACLDLSALGLAVLPIATLAERRSAIATIIAKLKYLPFSRRQAIAAQLHAQSSHPAAPPLMMSSAQVRTLQQAGMSIGAHTVSHPILSSLSEPAARAEIANGKRQLEECIQAPVTLFAYPNGKLQQDYGPLHAQIVKSLGFTAAASTDPGAARHGDDLFHLPRYTPWRPGALGFLLQLQQNRYRHAPCAP; the protein is encoded by the coding sequence ATGATTCCGGCCTGGCCATGGCGCACGCCATGCCTGTCGATCCTGATTTACCATCGGGTGGCCGCCAGCCCGCAAGCGCTGTTTCCCGGCGCAATGCATGCCAGGCTGTTCGAACGCCAGCTATCCGTGCTGAAACGGTTTTTCACCGTCTTGCCGCTGGAGCTCGCCGTGTGCCGGCTGCAAGACGGCAGCTTGCCGCAACGCGCGGCCTGCATTACCTTCGACGATGGCTATGCCGACAATGCCTCAGTGGCGCTGCCCTTGCTGCAAAAATACGGCTTGCCCGCCTGTTTCTTCATCAGCACAGGCTATCTGGATGGCGGCCGCATGTGGAACGACGACATCATCGAAGCGGTGCGCGATGCGCCGGACGCCTGCCTCGACCTGTCTGCACTGGGACTGGCAGTGTTGCCGATCGCCACGCTGGCCGAACGGCGCAGCGCCATCGCCACCATCATTGCCAAGCTGAAATACCTGCCCTTCAGCCGGCGCCAGGCGATCGCCGCGCAATTACATGCACAAAGCAGCCATCCGGCGGCGCCGCCGCTGATGATGAGCAGCGCACAAGTACGCACGCTGCAGCAGGCCGGCATGAGCATCGGCGCGCATACCGTCAGCCATCCTATCCTGTCCAGCTTGTCCGAACCCGCCGCCCGGGCCGAGATCGCCAACGGCAAGCGCCAATTGGAAGAATGCATTCAAGCGCCGGTGACGCTGTTTGCCTATCCGAACGGCAAGCTGCAACAGGATTACGGCCCGCTGCATGCGCAGATCGTCAAAAGCCTGGGTTTTACGGCGGCCGCGAGCACCGACCCGGGCGCGGCGCGGCACGGCGACGACTTGTTTCACTTGCCGCGATATACACCGTGGCGTCCTGGCGCGCTGGGATTTCTACTGCAACTGCAACAAAACCGTTATCGCCACGCGCCCTGTGCGCCATAA
- a CDS encoding asparagine synthetase B family protein — protein sequence MSGLCGWLASQAEIDSEAEHARLLARMAAPLCRHDDSMPQSFVSTGSAAAVAALADDAGIQAGAQLHHKDGLIIALLGRPVLAGALLQAADLAPLWRAHGSKVCASLCGGFALAIVDEFSGEALLAVDRSGIQPLFYRHGAHGLFFASSAVALLAHPAAQSGLDKQAIYNYLYFHMVPGPATIYQGQQRLLPGEYLHFRAGRLQRGCYWQMAYQERGQAQQHAARSFPQLKAEFLAILRSAVEQDSAGAVTGTFLSGGTDSSTLAGMLGQVSGRPARAYSIGFDAPGYDEMDYARIAARHFGAEHHERYVTADDVMVAIPRIAAIVDQPFGNASVVPAFYCAQMARADGVTRLLGGDGGDELFGGNERYARQAVFERYDKVPALLRQAILEPLLFKLAGNSRHKLLCKARSYIEQASLPLPARLETYNLLQRYGHPHVLEDGFLAAIDSSAPIGLLNQAYWLSDGHSQINRLLALDMKFTLADNDLPKVMKACELAGIEVAFPFLNDAMVEFSARLAPWQKLHGTQLRYFFKQALADFLPRQVLRKQKHGFGLPFGLWLQGHAGLRALAFDSLSALKKRRIVRASFIDDLQQRHLPRHPAYHGTMVWVLMMLEQWLQQHQDQQLVERPRPRRELA from the coding sequence GCATCCAGGCCGGCGCTCAGTTGCATCACAAGGATGGCCTGATCATCGCGCTGCTGGGCCGGCCGGTGCTGGCCGGCGCCTTGTTGCAGGCGGCCGACCTGGCGCCGTTGTGGCGTGCGCATGGCAGCAAGGTGTGCGCCAGCCTGTGCGGTGGGTTCGCCTTGGCCATCGTCGATGAATTCAGCGGCGAAGCGTTGCTGGCGGTCGACCGTAGCGGCATCCAGCCGCTGTTTTACCGGCATGGCGCGCACGGTTTGTTCTTTGCGTCGTCGGCTGTGGCGTTGTTGGCCCATCCGGCCGCGCAAAGCGGACTCGACAAGCAAGCGATTTACAATTATCTGTATTTCCACATGGTGCCGGGACCGGCCACGATTTACCAGGGCCAGCAGCGCCTGTTGCCGGGGGAATATCTGCATTTCCGCGCCGGACGCTTGCAGCGCGGCTGTTATTGGCAGATGGCGTACCAGGAACGGGGCCAGGCGCAGCAGCATGCCGCTCGTTCATTCCCGCAATTGAAAGCGGAATTCCTCGCCATCTTGCGCAGCGCGGTCGAGCAAGATAGCGCTGGCGCCGTTACCGGCACTTTCCTGAGCGGCGGCACCGACAGTTCCACGCTGGCCGGCATGCTGGGGCAAGTGTCGGGCCGGCCGGCGCGCGCTTATTCGATCGGTTTCGATGCGCCCGGCTACGATGAAATGGACTATGCGCGCATTGCCGCGCGCCATTTCGGCGCCGAGCACCATGAACGGTATGTGACGGCCGACGATGTGATGGTGGCAATTCCGCGCATCGCCGCGATCGTCGACCAGCCGTTCGGCAATGCCTCGGTGGTGCCGGCCTTTTATTGCGCACAAATGGCGCGCGCCGATGGCGTGACGCGCCTGCTGGGCGGCGATGGCGGCGACGAATTGTTTGGCGGGAATGAGCGCTATGCGCGCCAGGCCGTCTTCGAGCGCTACGACAAGGTCCCGGCGCTGCTGCGCCAGGCGATACTGGAGCCGCTGTTATTCAAATTGGCGGGAAACAGCCGTCACAAGCTGCTGTGCAAGGCGCGCAGTTATATCGAGCAAGCGTCATTGCCGCTGCCGGCGCGGCTGGAAACCTATAATCTGTTGCAGCGTTATGGCCATCCCCATGTACTGGAAGACGGCTTTCTTGCCGCCATCGATAGCAGCGCGCCGATCGGCCTGTTGAACCAGGCGTACTGGTTAAGCGACGGCCACAGCCAGATCAACCGCTTGCTGGCGCTGGACATGAAGTTCACGCTGGCCGATAACGATTTGCCGAAAGTGATGAAAGCGTGTGAATTGGCCGGCATCGAGGTGGCGTTTCCCTTTCTAAACGATGCGATGGTGGAATTCTCGGCCCGGCTGGCGCCGTGGCAAAAACTGCATGGCACGCAGCTGCGTTACTTTTTCAAGCAGGCGCTGGCCGATTTCCTGCCGCGCCAGGTATTGCGCAAGCAAAAACATGGCTTCGGCTTGCCGTTCGGCTTGTGGCTGCAAGGCCATGCCGGCTTGCGCGCGCTGGCCTTCGACAGCTTGAGCGCCTTGAAAAAACGCCGCATCGTGCGGGCGTCGTTCATCGACGACTTGCAACAACGCCATCTGCCGCGGCATCCGGCGTATCACGGCACCATGGTGTGGGTCTTGATGATGCTGGAGCAATGGCTGCAGCAACACCAGGATCAGCAACTTGTCGAGCGGCCGCGGCCGCGGCGCGAGCTGGCCTAG
- a CDS encoding putative O-glycosylation ligase, exosortase A system-associated: MRDLLITLVIFGSLPFILKAPALGGLMWVWVSVMNPHTQGWGFATHLPFAFIIAIVTMFSLLISRLPKSLPLTPISVTLLLFVLWMNVTTPFALVQSASWVQWNKVMKIMLMTFVTMMVIRNKQDVQRLIWVLVVSIGYYGVKGGLFTIRSGGTERVWGPEDTFIGDNNALALALIITIPLMHYLQQITDKKWLRRGLTGMMLLSGLAALGSYSRGGLLAIAAMCLFMWIKSGRKLALGALLTMCIPVFLLFMPAQWAERMDTISNYEADESAQGRLNAWRMAYNLARDRFLGGGFDVSDPLVFLRYAPNPLDVHAAHSIYFQALGEHGFVGLILYLVLGLLTWRSAAWIVRNTRGRAELAWAFGLALMIQASMIGFAVGGAFLSLLYFDMPYYLMAAVIATRILVTQALLGAAPVPQAKTRLGRPVATAAKP; encoded by the coding sequence ATGCGCGACCTGCTGATTACCCTGGTGATATTCGGCTCCCTGCCCTTCATCTTGAAGGCGCCGGCGCTGGGCGGCCTGATGTGGGTCTGGGTCAGCGTGATGAATCCGCATACCCAGGGCTGGGGTTTCGCTACCCACTTGCCGTTCGCCTTCATCATCGCCATCGTCACCATGTTCAGCCTGCTGATTTCGCGCTTGCCGAAAAGCTTGCCGCTGACGCCGATCAGCGTGACGCTGCTGCTGTTCGTGCTGTGGATGAACGTGACCACCCCGTTCGCGCTGGTGCAGTCGGCGTCGTGGGTGCAATGGAACAAGGTCATGAAAATCATGCTGATGACGTTTGTCACCATGATGGTGATCCGCAACAAGCAAGACGTGCAGCGCCTGATCTGGGTACTGGTGGTTTCGATCGGTTATTACGGCGTCAAGGGCGGACTCTTCACGATACGCAGCGGCGGCACCGAGCGGGTCTGGGGACCGGAAGATACCTTTATCGGCGATAACAATGCGCTGGCGCTGGCGCTGATCATCACGATTCCGCTGATGCATTACCTGCAGCAAATCACGGATAAAAAATGGCTGCGCCGTGGCTTGACCGGCATGATGCTGCTGTCCGGCCTGGCCGCGCTGGGTTCGTATTCGCGCGGCGGCTTGCTGGCGATCGCCGCCATGTGCTTATTTATGTGGATCAAGAGCGGGCGCAAGCTGGCGCTGGGTGCCTTGTTGACCATGTGTATCCCCGTGTTCCTGCTGTTCATGCCGGCGCAATGGGCCGAGCGCATGGATACCATCAGTAATTACGAGGCCGACGAATCGGCGCAAGGCCGGCTGAACGCGTGGCGCATGGCCTACAACCTGGCCCGGGACCGCTTCCTCGGCGGCGGTTTCGACGTCTCCGACCCGCTGGTATTCTTGCGCTATGCGCCGAATCCGCTCGATGTCCATGCGGCGCACAGCATTTATTTTCAGGCCTTGGGCGAACACGGCTTTGTCGGCCTGATCCTCTACCTGGTGCTGGGCTTGCTGACCTGGCGCTCGGCCGCGTGGATCGTGCGCAATACGCGCGGCCGGGCCGAACTGGCGTGGGCGTTCGGACTGGCGCTGATGATACAGGCCAGCATGATCGGCTTCGCCGTCGGCGGCGCCTTCCTGAGCCTGCTGTATTTCGACATGCCGTATTATCTGATGGCGGCCGTCATCGCGACCCGCATCCTGGTGACGCAAGCACTGCTTGGCGCGGCGCCTGTGCCGCAAGCCAAAACCCGATTGGGCCGGCCCGTCGCCACGGCCGCCAAACCATGA
- a CDS encoding lipopolysaccharide biosynthesis protein, producing MSLLFSFGEKYTALLLGMAGTMVLARLLTPAEIGVYSVGAVLVGLAQVVRDFGVGQYLIQEKELTTAKIRAALATSMIVAWLLAALVLLASGLVARFYGEPRLQGVLQCLSVNFILIPFSATTLPYLRRQMRFSAMYAINTSNSAVSLLVALLLALLGFGYLSLVWAAVAGTGAALLVSLWLRPPELPWLPHHRGIGKIMSFGALSTGGGLIDEAGVAAPELVIGKMIDIASVGIFGKAQGMLNVFNQAITSAISPVIFPLFAARARDGGDVRLAYLHTISYLTALAWPFFIFLGLMALPLVNLLYGPQWNAAVPLIRIMCASSALYSMFSMARYLFVAIGHVKAQAQLDAQAVPPRIAGIVIAAPFGLEAVAWAVLLGTLLRSWLTYRCLARLSGMTLQPMLLAVRKSLALCCLTALAPLLVLLLMRPHAGDWLWPLAVAALGALLCWVAGVLLLKHEIALEFDIVRRKVFGLPHPHHVVK from the coding sequence ATGTCCTTGCTGTTTTCGTTCGGCGAGAAATATACCGCGTTATTGCTCGGCATGGCCGGGACGATGGTGCTGGCGCGTTTGCTGACGCCGGCCGAGATCGGCGTGTATTCGGTCGGCGCGGTCCTGGTCGGGCTGGCGCAAGTGGTGCGCGACTTCGGCGTCGGTCAATACCTGATCCAGGAAAAGGAATTGACTACCGCAAAGATCCGCGCCGCGCTGGCGACCAGCATGATCGTCGCGTGGCTGCTGGCGGCGCTGGTGCTCCTGGCCAGCGGGCTGGTGGCGCGCTTTTATGGCGAGCCGCGCTTGCAAGGCGTGCTGCAATGCTTATCCGTGAACTTCATCCTGATACCCTTCAGCGCCACCACCTTGCCGTATTTGCGGCGGCAGATGCGTTTTTCGGCGATGTACGCCATCAATACCAGCAATAGCGCGGTGAGCTTGCTGGTGGCGCTATTGCTGGCGCTGCTCGGTTTCGGGTATCTGAGCCTGGTCTGGGCCGCCGTGGCCGGCACCGGCGCGGCCTTGCTGGTCAGCCTGTGGCTGCGGCCGCCGGAATTGCCGTGGCTGCCACATCATCGGGGTATCGGCAAGATCATGTCGTTCGGCGCGCTGTCGACTGGCGGCGGGCTGATCGATGAAGCCGGCGTGGCGGCGCCGGAGCTGGTGATCGGCAAGATGATCGATATCGCCAGCGTCGGCATCTTCGGCAAGGCGCAAGGCATGTTGAATGTGTTTAACCAGGCGATCACCAGCGCGATTTCGCCGGTGATTTTTCCCTTGTTCGCGGCGCGCGCGCGCGATGGCGGCGATGTGCGCCTGGCCTATTTGCATACCATCAGCTACCTGACGGCGCTGGCCTGGCCGTTTTTTATCTTTCTCGGCTTGATGGCTTTGCCGCTGGTCAACCTGCTGTACGGACCGCAATGGAACGCCGCCGTGCCCTTGATCCGCATCATGTGTGCCTCATCGGCCTTGTATAGCATGTTCAGCATGGCGCGGTATTTATTTGTTGCTATCGGGCACGTAAAAGCCCAGGCCCAACTCGACGCCCAGGCAGTGCCGCCGCGGATTGCCGGCATCGTCATCGCCGCGCCGTTCGGACTGGAAGCGGTGGCCTGGGCGGTGCTGCTGGGAACGCTGTTGCGCAGCTGGCTGACATACCGCTGCCTGGCGAGGCTGAGCGGCATGACACTCCAGCCGATGCTGCTGGCGGTGCGCAAGAGCCTGGCCTTGTGCTGCCTGACGGCATTGGCGCCGCTGCTGGTGCTGCTGCTGATGCGGCCCCATGCCGGGGACTGGCTGTGGCCGCTGGCCGTGGCGGCGCTTGGTGCGCTGCTGTGCTGGGTGGCCGGGGTGTTGTTGCTGAAACATGAGATCGCGTTGGAATTCGATATCGTGCGGCGCAAAGTGTTCGGTTTGCCGCATCCCCATCATGTCGTCAAATAA
- a CDS encoding glycosyltransferase, whose product MLTVLMATYNGAATLPKVLQAYQGLIAPPGGWKLLIADNGSSDRTCAVIDQFQSSLPITYLYEGRRGKNAALNSALAFSLQEPGAGDDVFVFSDDDAAPAPDWLLRLAECAKAQPGYTVFGGAIVADWSETPPAWLLQLAPLGLTYGITDPALPSGPVFPGLVWGANMAIRRQVFESGWRFDDSIGPHAARGNYAMGSETLMTRALFDAGYLSWFCPDAVVAHHIRPRQVAAAYVLRRAYQFGRGKFRQEKFNPAHKLPMIARVPRWMWRRFLLECLGLLRASLTGDAGQRFLRRWELAYLRGYFHEAWSGTSGIRPKVLITSYSGELGGMELRMAQEARWLAGAGYDSTLALRRFPGFDDWAATLRKERLPVLVFEPPLFFEQWEWRRLNLWRARLGTAWTLRRQRSDLVHVAFCWSHYGASALWLASHCRLPSVISVHNAFPPQEISAWHRPLLRQAFRSVRGIYAVSESAMAHFLALYQEYIVPATRLTVIPNSVDTERFIVSAQRRIDARRLLNIPPDALVLGSVARLSAQKRPQVLLKLFCALLARFPGLYLVLVGSGPLEAMLRLQAQAAQVGERVIFTGFSAQVELLMPAFDLHLLLSRNEGFGISTIEAMACGVPALGTDVPGTADILRHSQGGLLVPLHDDDAILDALAALLADTPRRLAMGLAARSEAETLYSSIRLKQQVVDFYSGLL is encoded by the coding sequence TTGTTGACCGTTCTCATGGCGACCTACAATGGCGCTGCGACCTTGCCGAAAGTATTGCAAGCCTATCAAGGCTTGATCGCACCGCCCGGCGGCTGGAAATTGCTGATCGCCGACAATGGCAGCAGCGACCGCACATGCGCCGTGATCGACCAATTCCAGTCCAGCCTGCCGATCACGTATTTATACGAGGGCCGGCGCGGCAAGAACGCCGCGTTGAACAGTGCGCTGGCGTTCAGCTTGCAAGAACCCGGCGCCGGCGATGATGTCTTCGTGTTTTCCGATGACGACGCGGCGCCGGCGCCCGACTGGCTGCTGCGGCTGGCCGAGTGCGCCAAGGCCCAGCCCGGCTACACGGTATTCGGCGGCGCCATCGTCGCCGACTGGAGCGAAACGCCGCCCGCATGGCTGCTGCAACTGGCCCCGCTCGGGCTGACTTACGGCATCACCGACCCGGCTTTGCCGTCAGGCCCGGTATTTCCCGGTTTGGTGTGGGGCGCCAATATGGCGATCCGGCGCCAGGTGTTCGAGTCCGGCTGGCGCTTCGACGACAGCATCGGTCCGCATGCCGCTCGCGGCAATTATGCGATGGGCAGCGAAACGCTGATGACGCGGGCGCTGTTTGACGCCGGTTATCTGTCATGGTTTTGCCCTGACGCCGTGGTCGCCCATCATATCCGGCCGCGCCAGGTCGCCGCCGCGTATGTGTTGCGGCGCGCGTATCAGTTTGGACGCGGCAAGTTTCGCCAGGAAAAATTCAATCCGGCACACAAGCTGCCCATGATCGCCAGGGTGCCGCGCTGGATGTGGCGGCGTTTCTTGCTGGAATGCCTGGGTTTGCTGCGCGCATCGCTGACAGGCGATGCCGGCCAGCGGTTCTTGCGGCGCTGGGAACTGGCGTATTTGCGCGGGTATTTCCATGAAGCGTGGTCCGGCACATCCGGTATCCGGCCGAAAGTGCTGATCACCAGTTATTCCGGCGAGTTGGGCGGCATGGAATTGCGCATGGCGCAAGAGGCGCGCTGGCTGGCCGGCGCCGGATACGACAGCACGCTGGCGCTGCGGCGCTTTCCCGGGTTCGATGACTGGGCCGCTACCTTGCGCAAGGAGCGGCTGCCGGTGCTGGTGTTCGAGCCGCCGCTATTTTTCGAACAATGGGAGTGGCGCCGCCTGAACCTGTGGCGCGCGCGGCTGGGTACGGCCTGGACGCTGCGGCGCCAGCGCAGCGACCTGGTGCATGTGGCGTTTTGCTGGAGCCATTATGGCGCGTCGGCCTTGTGGCTGGCCTCGCATTGCCGTTTGCCGAGCGTCATCAGCGTGCATAATGCGTTCCCGCCACAGGAAATCAGCGCCTGGCACCGGCCCTTGCTGCGCCAGGCATTCCGTTCGGTGCGCGGAATTTACGCGGTGTCGGAATCGGCGATGGCCCATTTCCTGGCGCTGTACCAGGAATACATCGTGCCGGCGACGCGGCTGACGGTGATACCGAACAGTGTCGATACCGAACGCTTCATCGTCTCGGCGCAACGCCGCATCGACGCCCGCCGCTTGCTGAATATCCCGCCGGATGCGCTGGTGCTCGGTTCGGTGGCCCGGCTGTCGGCGCAAAAACGGCCGCAAGTGTTGTTGAAACTATTCTGCGCCTTGCTGGCCCGATTTCCAGGCTTGTACCTGGTGCTGGTCGGCAGCGGCCCGCTGGAAGCGATGCTGCGTCTGCAGGCGCAAGCGGCGCAGGTCGGCGAGCGGGTGATATTCACCGGTTTCAGCGCGCAGGTCGAATTGCTGATGCCGGCCTTCGATCTGCATTTGCTGCTGAGCCGCAATGAGGGCTTCGGCATTTCGACCATCGAGGCGATGGCGTGCGGCGTGCCGGCGCTCGGCACCGATGTGCCGGGTACTGCCGACATCTTGCGCCATAGCCAGGGCGGGCTGCTGGTGCCGCTGCATGACGACGACGCGATCCTCGATGCGCTGGCCGCCTTGCTGGCCGATACGCCGCGCCGGCTGGCCATGGGACTGGCGGCCCGCAGCGAGGCGGAGACCCTGTATTCCAGTATCCGCTTGAAACAACAGGTAGTGGATTTTTACAGCGGCTTGCTGTGA